From the genome of Nicotiana sylvestris chromosome 2, ASM39365v2, whole genome shotgun sequence, one region includes:
- the LOC104215637 gene encoding COP1-interacting protein 7 translates to MDSRTLLDYALLKLTPTRTRCDLVVFSGGKSEKLASGLVEPFISHLQFAKDQIPKGGYSITMRPPSTHAYWFTKSTFQRFVRFVSTPEILERFMRLEREISQIESSIQSNECSNGNSEEGSSPANSETTRKSNDSFKAKSETEEANNAAPKENSKVRLQRLMDTRKALLRKEQAMAYARATVAGFEIDQLDDLLQFANSFGALRLREACVDFKELYKQKHTDGQWMDEVAAMKACSPAELSYLGNQGVILAYDNSGSLDSSDSKESTNSNGVRDENLPASEPSMSAKAQMQMPWQNQIPPYMYNFHGPAQQIPYAGMHPLQYYPAHMQWPQGVNGSTNGPVRDSRRRSKKKEKEHDSSEDDLQTESSASDSGTHSDEVRKHEKNHSSRENSHNKKHKKKSSKTVVIRNINYITSNRKNEEKDGSSYDSSSAESLLLDEDSIKEQVDDAVAILEKCRNSRARRNKNESNGYGSTDLNEGVSPKTSEKAKGNEAWGAFQNILMSCEESTMNGVSDPLNFQDESCGIKNSGDGVSFTISNGTELGSEKVRREHLTTDDSLLMTKNHEESGTKVSMVDFANGEDMRPSLKKGVSEDEHLLFSHKEPSGGSTLGTPSDFGAESSSIRNSKGEDWFVVNHSGSSETQEAKQIIFDNDSSMSMQKSSSHPESERAAPIDDSFMVQSQPSFDDHYNSRWKTDISMDADMLATENTDPVASKAKVSTSVASQPDDLCVVLTRDPSLDPVEASWQPQLDFGIEASFVGVDKKSSAVELNSSTEENAPAKSKGTSKKDGPAKTGKDARSKVSGGSLSRSRIDALAKSKKMSPSNKLTTQKSKLDREEEMRKRMEELVIERQKRIAERTAAKGSGSAASKKVPAGSKSASSKISTSSKVHTLPVQVKH, encoded by the exons ATGGATTCCAGGACCCTTCTTGATTATGCACTGTTGAAGCTTACCCCAACTAGAACAAG ATGTGATCTTGTGGTGTTTTCTGGGGGTAAAAGTGAGAAATTGGCTTCTGGGTTGGTGGAACCTTTCATTTCTCACTTGCAATTTGCTAAAGATCAGATTCCAAAAGGTGGCTATTCAATCACTATGCGCCCACCCTCAACTCATGCCTACTGGTTCACCAAATCCACATTCCAAAG ATTTGTACGCTTTGTAAGTACACCTGAAATTCTTGAGAGGTTTATGCGATTGGAACGAGAGATTTCACAGATCGAGAGTTCCATTCAATCCAATGAATGCTCCAATGGCAATTCAGAGGAAG GAAGCTCACCAGCTAATAGTGAGACCACCAGGAAATCAAATGATTCCTTCAAG GCAAAAAGTGAAACCGAAGAAGCTAATAATGCTGCACCAAAAGAAAACTCCAA AGTTCGGCTTCAGCGTCTCATGGATACCCGAAAAGCATTACTTCGGAAAGAACAGGCCATGGCTTATGCTCGTGCAACAGTTGCTGGCTTTGAGATAGACCAACTGGATGATCTCCTACAGTTTGCTAATTCTTTTGGTGCCTTACGTCTTAG GGAAGCATGTGTTGACTTCAAGGAACTTTACAAGCAAAAGCACACAGATGGCCAATGGATGGATGAGGTAGCTGCAATGAAGGCATGCTCCCCAGCAGAGTTGTCCTACTTGGGAAATCAAGGTGTTATTCTTGCATATGACAATAGTGGCTCTTTGGATAGTTCTGACTCGAaggaatcaacaaattcaaatgGTGTCAGAG ATGAGAATCTTCCTGCATCAGAGCCGTCCATGTCAGCAAAAGCTCAGATGCAGATGCCATGGCAGAATCAGATTCCTCCGTATATgtacaactttcatggtccagcTCAACAGATTCCTTATGCTGGCATGCATCCTTTGCAATATTATCCAGCACATATGCAGTGGCCACAAGGTGTAAATGGCTCAACAAATGGTCCTGTTCGAGACTCTCGCAGACGatcaaagaagaaggagaaagaacATGACAGTTCAGAAGACGATTTACAAACTGAGTCCAGTGCCTCTGATTCTGGAACTCATTCAGATGAAGTTAGGAAGCATGAGAAAAACCATTCTTCAAGGGAGAACTCACATAATAAAAAACACAAGAAGAAATCCTCAAAAACAGTTGTAATCCGCAATATCAATTATATCACTTCCAATAGAAAGAATGAGGAAAAGGATGGTTCCTCTTATGATTCTTCTTCAGCTGAATCTCTTTTACTCGATGAAGATTCTATTAAAGAGCAGGTTGATGATGCTGTTGCAATACTGGAGAAATGTCGCAACTCAAGAGCACGAAGGAACAAGAATGAATCAAATGGTTATGGCAGTACGGACCTAAATGAGGGTGTGTCGCCAAAGACATCTGAGAAAGCAAAAGGAAATGAGGCATGGGGTGCATTCCAGAATATTCTGATGAGTTGTGAGGAGTCAACTATGAATGGGGTAAGCGACCCTTTGAACTTCCAGGATGAAAGCTGTGGAATCAAAAATTCTGGTGACGGGGTTTCATTCACAATTAGCAATGGTACGGAACTGGGATCTGAGAAGGTCAGAAGAGAGCATCTGACAACCGATGATTCTCTTCTCATGACCAAAAATCATGAAGAAAGTGGCACAAAGgttagcatggtagattttgccAATGGTGAGGATATGCGGCCAAGTTTGAAGAAAGGAGTTTCTGAAGATGAGCATCTTCTATTTTCGCACAAAGAACCATCAGGGGGAAGTACATTGGGAACTCCGTCTGATTTTGGTGCTGAATCCTCCAGTATTAGAAATAGTAAGGGGGAAGATTGGTTTGTCGTCAACCACTCTGGCAGTTCAGAAACTCAAGAGGCTAAGCAAATAATATTTGACAATGACAGTAGCATGTCAATGCAGAAAAGTTCCTCTCACCCCGAAAGTGAAAGAGCTGCTCCAATTGATGATTCATTCATGGTACAATCTCAACCATCTTTTGATGATCATTATAACTCTCGGTGGAAAACAGACATTAGCATGGATGCAGACATGCTTGCTACAGAAAACACTGATCCAGTTGCATCAAAAGCCAAGGTTAGTACATCTGTGGCCAGTCAACCTGATGACCTCTGTGTGGTGCTTACAAGAGACCCAAGTTTGGATCCCGTTGAGGCATCTTGGCAACCACAGTTGGATTTTGGGATTGAAGCTTCTTTTGTGGGAGTTGATAAAAAATCTTCTGCTGTTGAGTTAAATAGTTCTACTGAAGAAAATGCCCCTGCAAAAAGTAAAGGCACAAGTAAGAAGGACGGTCCTGCAAAGACTGGAAAAGATGCAAGGTCTAAAGTCTCAGGGGGATCCTTGTCTAGGAGCAGGATTGATGCTTTAGCGAAGAGCAAGAAGATGTCTCCTTCTAACAAGCTGACAACCCAAAAGAGCAAATTAGATCGG GAGGAAGAAATGCGCAAGAGAATGGAAGAATTAGTGATTGAGAGACAGAAAAGAATCGCGGAAAGAACAGCAGCTAAGGGTTCAGGTTCAGCAGCTTCCAAGAAAGTGCCAGCAGGAAGTAAATCAGCTTCCTCAAAGATATCAACTTCATCCAAAGTTCACACATTACCAGTACAGGTCAAGCACTAA
- the LOC104215639 gene encoding uncharacterized protein At4g04980-like, whose protein sequence is MLLFFFLLLQYFNQIYYYIIVIQQFLASSNINFGFSIVKTKKVDLVQSLFYFLLLSFSSILYKTCHYSTLEMAIGACFGVAPFFSRRKHSTIFEEEDMKETKKRPVLEKNKTPAIAISKSFKSSKGSTVRNSCRVAGNFIIMTELRNKILTLRDLLDLSPCIGSASVNELLILTLKDLQQLYPSINPSISLSKIDEASMHQALQCFFDTIISIGEMWTGNDEWMVKCKEDSVSKLDNLEYYGVLLLEDMIKLASERMFDMMDEDDEDDDDQIRDERPSFNTFGRVLSESYSSAKSSLSSTPVTPTSVLPGLMSNASKKNTKASYSPPLLLPLRVQAVGKLNPIDVKRLSFHMFPHVAAQDSNFVVQLTSAEAKKDSEVKAKDDREFGQDSEMTDMPDILLTSMDDESENKGTYKTGAKNTPVSGHVTLDVLLPPSSLPETRREQGAEQQSPLTLSLKVIDSEKTASPLQISLHSSDGDISRPSSPMAQSQPPPLSTNQPSTFAPAAPQPPPPPPPPPVPTSSGNAEGSQPAPLLRQLSGAPLPPPPPTMTSANVAMPQPPIKTLSATPPPPPPPPPMTRKEITHPPPPPPPTLGNGAAPPPPPPPPMKLGNVVSIPPPPPPPIGSKVIAPPPPPPPMGSKVTAPAPPPPPMTSNGRMPAPPPPMPMGKGAAPPPPPGFAGARNLGPRKAATKLKRSSQMGNLYRLLKGKVEGSSLDGKAKGRKGKVGGAAPAGGKQGMADALAEMTKRSAYHQQIEEDVRVHAKTIKEMKTAIASFQTSDMSELIKFHKTVESHLEKLTDESQVLARFEDFPTKKLEALRMAAALHTKLDSIAKTLQNWPIVPPVGQLLEKAESYFNKIKGEMDTLERTKDEESKKFISHKIHFDFGILVRIKELMVDVSSNCMELTLKERREIKQKENEGAGPKIDGHKKGSAKLLWKAFQFAFRVYTFAGGQDDRADMLTRELAQEIETDPNPEA, encoded by the exons ATGCTCTTGTTCTTCTTCCTCCTTCTGCAATATTTTAATCAAATCTATTATTATATTATTGTCATTCAACAATTTCTTGCGTCATCAAATATTAATTTTGGTTTTTCAATTGTCAAAACCAAGAAAGTTGACCTGGTACAATcattattttatttcttattgTTGTCTTTTTCTTCAATCTTGTATAAAACTTGTCATTACTCGACATTAGAAATGGCAATTGGGGCATGTTTTGGCGTGGCTCCTTTCTTTTCTCGCAGGAAGCATAGTACAATATTTgag GAAGAAGACATGAAAGAGACAAAGAAAAGACCTGTTcttgaaaaaaataaaacacCTGCTATCGCAATATCAAAAAGTTTTAAATCAAGCAAAGGTTCGACGGTGCGCAATTCATGTAGAGTAGCAGGAAACTTCATAATAATGACTGAGCTTAGGAACAAGATCCTCACCTTGAGAGACTTGCTTGACTTGTCTCCTTGCATTGGCTCTGCATCAGTAAATGAG CTGCTGATTTTGACGCTGAAAGATCTGCAACAATTGTATCCTTCAATCAATCCATCTATTTCTTTGTCAAAAATTGATGAAGCATCGATGCATCAG GCACTGCAATGCTTTTTTGATACTATCATATCAATTGGGGAAATGTGGACAGGCAATGATGAGTGGATGGTAAAATGCAAGGAGGATTCAGTCAGTAAACTAGACAATTTAGAATACTATG GAGTTTTATTGCTCGAAGATATGATTAAGCTAGCGAGTGAAAGGATGTTCGATATGATGGATGAGGATGATGAGGATGACGATGACCAGATAAGAGATGAACGTCCATCATTCAACACATTTGGAAGGGTTCTTTCTGAATCTTACTCGAGCGCCAAATCCTCCCTCTCGAGCACTCCAGTCACCCCAACTTCAGTTCTCCCTGGGTTAATGAGCAATGCTTCAAAGAAGAATACAAAGGCATCATACTCTCCACCTCTTCTTCTGCCACTCAGGGTTCAAGCAGTTGGCAAGCTGAAtcctattgatgtaaagcgcctCTCTTTCCACATGTTCCCTCATGTAGCAGCTCAAGATTCAAATTTTGTGGTTCAGCTAACAAGCGCAGAAGCAAAGAAAGATTCTGAAGTGAAAGCCAAAGATGATCGTGAATTTGGGCAAGATAGTGAAATGACAGACATGCCGGATATTCTACTGACTAGTATGGATGATGAATCAGAAAATAAAGGAACATATAAAACTGGTGCTAAAAATACTCCAGTGTCAGGACATGTTACCTTGGATGTGCTTTTACCTCCTTCTTCGCTTCCTGAAACGCGAAGAGAACAAGGAGCAGAGCAACAATCACCGCTCACTTTATCGTTGAAGGTCATAGACTCAGAAAAAACAGCATCTCCTCTGCAGATTTCTTTGCACTCATCAGATGGGGATATATCAagaccatcatcaccaatggccCAGTCACAACCCCCACCATTATCAACGAATCAGCCATCTACTTTTGCACCAGCAGCGCCACAACCACCACCTCCACCTCCACCGCCACCAGTACCCACTTCATCAGGGAATGCAGAAGGGTCACAGCCTGCACCACTGTTAAGACAGCTAAGTGGTGCTCCActgcctcctcctcctcctaccATGACATCAGCTAATGTAGCAATGCCACAACCGCCTATCAAAACGTTATCTGCaaccccaccaccaccaccaccaccacctcccatgacaagaaaagaaataacacatccaccaccaccaccaccacctacATTAGGAAATGGAGCGGCACCTCCCCCGCCCCCACCACCTCCCATGAAATTAGGAAATGTAGTATCAATTCCACCTCCACCCCCACCTCCCATAGGATCAAAGGTTATAGCACCTCCACCACCCCCACCTCCCATGGGATCAAAGGTCACGGCACCTGCACCCCCACCTCCACCAATGACTTCAAATGGAAGAATGCCAGCACCACCTCCACCCATGCCAATGGGAAAAGGAGCTGCACCTCCACCACCACCAGGGTTTGCAGGTGCCAGGAACCTAGGACCTAGGAAAGCAGCCACTAAATTGAAGAGATCATCCCAAATGGGAAATCTTTATCGGCTTCTCAAGGGTAAAGTTGAAGGATCTAGTTTAGATGGTAAAGCAaaggggagaaagggaaaagttgGTGGTGCTGCACCCGCCGGAGGCAAACAGGGAATGGCTGATGCATTAGCAGAGATGACAAAGAG GTCAGCATACCACCAACAAATTGAAGAGGATGTTAGAGTACATGCAAAAACAATCAAGGAGATGAAAACAGCCATTGCCTCTTTCCAAACATCAGATATGTCTGAGCTTATTAAGTTCCACAAAACTGTAGAATCCCACCTAGAGAAACTAACGGATGAATCTCAG GTGCTAGCAAGGTTTGAAGATTTTCCTACCAAGAAGTTGGAAGCATTAAGGATGGCAGCAGCACTTCATACCAAGTTAGATTCAATAGCCAAAACTCTACAGAATTGGCCAATAGTCCCACCTGTTGGTCAACTTCTTGAAAAAGCTGAGAGTTACTTCAACAAG ATCAAAGGAGAAATGGACACACTGGAACGAACAAAAGATGAAGAATCCAAGAAATTTATAAGCCATAAAATCCACTTTGATTTTGGCATCCTTGTGCGTATCAAAGAATTGATGGTGGATGTTTCCTCAAACTGTATGGAACTGACTTTGAAG GAGAGAAGAGAaataaagcaaaaggaaaatgaaGGAGCCGGACCGAAAATTGATGGTCATAAAAAAGGATCagctaaacttctttggaaggcCTTCCAATTTGCATTCAGAGTCTATACTTTTGCTGGTGGCCAAGATGATCGTGCTGACATGTTGACAAGGGAATTGGCTCAAGAAATCGAGACAGATCCTAATCCAGAGGCATAA